A section of the Macadamia integrifolia cultivar HAES 741 chromosome 9, SCU_Mint_v3, whole genome shotgun sequence genome encodes:
- the LOC122088494 gene encoding linoleate 13S-lipoxygenase 2-1, chloroplastic-like, with translation MLNPPQLHHTCETVRSLVLLRKSFFSVHGGPQLGLGPAPPLRQKQKNCTIRAISRDVKAVAASDTGKSLTVKAVVTVQLTLGGIFSDIGLDRGLDDFADLLGKTLLLELVSSDLDSSTGLEKEKIKGYAHKVGGRKDNEVHYESKFVVPAGFGEVGGILVENEHHKEMYLKNIVLEGFPNGPVNFTCDSFVCSKFDNKEKRIFFTNKSYLPSETPCGLKRLREKELVDLRGTGQGERKTYERIYDYDTYNDLGDPDNSADLVRPVLGGPQHPYPRRCRTGRPRCSKDPSSETRSTIVYVPRDEAFSEVKELNFSAKTVKSVLHALLPSLETALLDSNLGFPYFTAIDSLFNEGVTVPKPKNQGFSFSSVLPRLVKAITQEQDEILLFEVPEMINRDKFSWFRDEEFSRQTLAGLNPFSIQLVTEWPLKSTLDPKIYGPAESIITKELIEREIKGVMTLEEAIKNKKLFILDYHDLLLPYVSKVRELGGTTLYGSRTLFMLTAEDTLRPLAIELTRPPSEGKPLWRQVFSPAWDSTSCWLWRLAKAHVCAHDAGFHQLVVHWLRTHCCTEPYIIAANRQLSAMHPIYRLLKPHFRYTMEINALARLSLINGGGIIETAFFPGKYSIEVSSVYYDKFWRFDEEALPADLIKRGMAVEDPTAKHGVRLIIQDYPFASDGLVLWDTLKEWVSDYVNHYYPKSNLVESDEELQAWWTEVRTKGHGDKKDEPWWPTLKTEDDLIQVVTTIIWVTSGHHAAVNFGQYHYAGYFPNRPTRTRTNMPTEEPSEEEFKNFLKKPEFALLKCFPSQIQATKVMAILDVLSNHSVDEEYLGDVIEPAWSEDPIINAAFERFNGKLKELEGIIDGRNADLDLKNRCGAGVVPYELLRPFSKPGVTGMGVPYSISI, from the exons ATGTTGAACCCTCCTCAACTACATCACACGTGTGAAACTGTTCGTTCACTTGTGCTATTGCGCAAATCCTTCTTCTCCGTTCATGGTGGTCCACAGCTCGGCCTTGGGCCGGCGCCGCCTCTCCgtcaaaaacaaaagaactgCACTATCCGGGCTATTTCCAGAGACGTCAAAGCGGTCGCCGCGTCCGATACTGGAAAATCTTTGACAGTTAAGGCGGTAGTTACAGTGCAACTAACACTGGGCGGCATCTTCTCTGACATTGGGTTGGACAGAGGCCTCGACGACTTTGCTGACCTGCTTGGTAAAACGTTGCTGTTGGAGCTCGTTAGCTCAGACCTTGACTCTA GTACTGGATTGGAGAAGGAGAAAATCAAAGGGTATGCTCATAAGGTTGGTGGTAGAAAGGACAACGAGGTGCACTACGAAAGCAAGTTTGTGGTTCCAGCGGGTTTTGGGGAAGTGGGTGGAATTCTTGTGGAGAATGAGCATCACAAGGAGATGTACCTTAAGAACATTGTTCTTGAGGGCTTCCCTAATGGCCCTGTGAACTTTACCTGTGATTCATTTGTTTGCAGCAAGTTTGACAACAAAGAGAAGAGGATCTTCTTCACTAATAAG TCGTACTTGCCATCGGAGACACCGTGTGGGCTGAAGAGGCTGAGGGAGAAGGAGCTGGTGGACCTGCGTGGGACCGGGCAAGGAGAGCGGAAGACATACGAGAGGATATACGATTACGATACGTACAACGATTTGGGAGACCCTGACAATAGTGCTGACCTGGTTCGTCCTGTTCTTGGTGGTCCCCAACACCCTTATCCCAGACGTTGCAGGACTGGCCGCCCACGTTGCTCGAAAG ATCCCTCGTCCGAGACAAGGAGCACTATCGTATATGTGCCAAGAGATGAGGCATTTTCAGAAGTGAAGGAGTTGAATTTCTCAGCAAAGACAGTGAAATCAGTGCTTCATGCTCTGCTTCCTTCACTTGAGACCGCACTTCTCGATTCAAATCTCGGATTCCCATACTTTACTGCCATTGATTCACTATTCAATGAAGGGGTCACCGTACCCAAGCCCAAAAATCAAGGGTTCAGCTTCAGCTCGGTTTTGCCAAGGCTTGTCAAGGCCATcactcaagaacaagatgagaTCTTGCTCTTTGAGGTCCCTGAAATGATAAACA GAGACAAGTTCTCTTGGTTCAGGGATGAGGAATTCTCGCGCCAGACTCTTGCTGGTCTCAACCCCTTCAGCATTCAGTTGGTCACG GAGTGGCCACTGAAGAGCACTCTCGACCCAAAAATCTATGGCCCAGCTGAGTCTATAATTACTAAAGAACTCATTGAGCGAGAGATCAAGGGCGTCATGACTCTGGAAGAG GCTATAAAGAACAAGAAACTGTTCATCTTAGATTATCATGATCTCTTGTTACCTTACGTAAGCAAAGTGAGAGAACTCGGTGGGACGACGTTGTATGGATCAAGGACATTATTCATGCTCACCGCAGAAGACACATTGAGACCTCTAGCAATTGAGCTCACTCGGCCACCCAGTGAAGGCAAGCCTCTGTGGAGACAAGTCTTCTCCCCTGCTTGGGATTCCACAAGTTGCTGGCTCTGGAGACTTGCTAAAGCTCATGTCTGTGCCCATGACGCTGGTTTTCATCAGCTTGTCGTCCACTG GCTAAGGACACATTGTTGTACTGAGCCCTATATAATTGCCGCGAATCGGCAATTAAGTGCGATGCACCCGATCTACCGGTTATTGAAGCCGCATTTCCGGTACACCATGGAGATCAATGCTCTTGCTCGATTGTCCCTTATAAATGGAGGTGGGATCATTGAGACCGCCTTTTTTCCAGGGAAGTACTCAATTGAGGTCAGCTCTGTGTATTATGACAAGTTTTGGAGGTTTGACGAGGAGGCTTTGCCTGCAGACTTGATTAAAAG AGGAATGGCAGTTGAGGATCCCACGGCTAAGCATGGGGTAAGGCTCATAATACAGGATTACCCATTTGCTAGTGATGGTCTTGTCCTCTGGGATACCCTAAAGGAATGGGTGAGTGATTATGTCAATCACTATTATCCAAAATCCAACCTTGTTGAATCTGATGAGGAACTCCAAGCATGGTGGACTGAAGTGAGAACCAAAGGACATGGAGACAAGAAGGATGAACCATGGTGGCCTACCCTGAAAACCGAAGATGATCTAATACAAGTAGTGACAACCATTATCTGGGTCACCTCCGGCCACCATGCTGCCGTCAACTTCGGCCAATACCACTACGCTGGCTACTTCCCAAACCGGCCGACACGGACCAGGACGAACATGCCCACAGAGGAACCATCAGAGGAAGAGTTCAAGAATTTCTTGAAAAAACCAGAGTTTGCACTATTGAAGTGTTTCCCTTCACAAATTCAGGCTACTAAGGTGATGGCCATATTGGATGTGTTGTCTAACCACTCAGTGGATGAGGAGTACCTTGGAGATGTGATTGAGCCAGCTTGGTCTGAGGATCCAATCATAAACGCGGCATttgagaggtttaatgggaaacTGAAGGAACTTGAAGGGATCATCGATGGAAGGAATGCAGACTTGGATTTGAAGAACAGATGTGGTGCAGGAGTAGTACCCTATGAGCTCTTGAGGCCATTCTCGAAACCTGGGGTCACAGGAATGGGAGTTCCTTACAGCATCTCCATTTGA